Proteins encoded within one genomic window of Fibrobacter sp.:
- a CDS encoding DUF3078 domain-containing protein, with translation MKIKSLLLACATACAIATPAMAEGGMFEAWLPENFTADVVAAVKWNYYNFSNWQQDGTSNYTWLVTYDADVQGKWKVANWRNLVNLALGKTWTDGLGQRKSADKIFWESMLDFNMTDVLKPYIGNRFETQFLAGYSYSEDEEGNEVKKAISSFMDPAYETQVAGLAYIPNEMFSQRLGFANRMTISHGYGFADDPDTEKFEKFKDEPGLESITEFKYAFNTIASFKSRLWAFINFKGVDEIDGKWENLLAVTLVPYIEFQVGFDMAYDKDLSLDAQYKTMVLFGITWRWF, from the coding sequence GCTCCCCGAGAACTTCACTGCCGATGTTGTTGCAGCGGTAAAGTGGAACTACTACAACTTCAGCAACTGGCAGCAGGACGGAACGTCCAATTACACTTGGCTCGTCACGTATGATGCCGATGTGCAGGGCAAGTGGAAGGTTGCCAACTGGCGTAACCTCGTGAATCTCGCCTTGGGCAAGACATGGACCGACGGTCTTGGCCAGCGCAAGAGCGCCGACAAGATTTTCTGGGAATCCATGCTCGACTTCAACATGACCGACGTCCTGAAGCCCTACATCGGTAACCGCTTCGAAACCCAGTTCCTCGCTGGTTACTCTTACAGCGAAGACGAAGAAGGCAATGAAGTGAAGAAGGCCATCTCCAGCTTCATGGATCCGGCTTACGAAACTCAGGTTGCCGGTCTTGCCTACATTCCGAACGAAATGTTCAGCCAGCGCCTCGGTTTTGCTAACCGCATGACGATTTCCCATGGCTACGGCTTCGCGGACGATCCGGATACCGAAAAGTTCGAGAAGTTTAAGGATGAACCGGGTCTTGAATCCATCACGGAATTCAAGTATGCCTTCAACACTATCGCAAGTTTCAAGTCCCGTCTGTGGGCCTTCATCAACTTCAAGGGTGTAGATGAAATCGACGGCAAGTGGGAAAACCTCCTCGCCGTGACGCTCGTCCCGTACATCGAATTCCAGGTCGGCTTCGACATGGCGTACGACAAGGACCTCTCTCTTGACGCGCAGTACAAGACGATGGTGCTCTTCGGCATCACTTGGCGCTGGTTTTAA
- a CDS encoding fibro-slime domain-containing protein has protein sequence MVCFAPANADVAGAANLDIVVRDFPVNHPDFENFSEEYASTGDQDGGKWCLNHGATTTGQCGESMLNMGIFGYDAVWYGATAAHLTCGNKRSKQGAWIGQDGKPSVINPFLPSYLQAQTTADTLQYGECKDQVNGRTQRGYKSYIDGMVSGVKCSAAGVAWSNPVYYTPGMVKSYLDFDATPSGEYDMLDGVHIRKAMDFCDNTYFDQWYSDNNDFAKRSNTILTLPPANIAGSSKSIYSIDYNYSNGGYFPLDVVDTTTQYRYTQITKCIQNDPNPLTASQCCATDQCDQWGPQTLSIFCPPYQYEYASTQKDMMGSETADLCTQWLLNGGPRFQDAAVAAANTDAVLGPRHLRNYGFTMMGYAKFKYHSKNQVNAAGQPDPEVFEFAGDDDMWIFVDGVLVVDLGGTHLATPGRVDISVLAKHGHGCSIDASLGAAGYGIPPLAHQTNAGQNCQLNADGSWADNTWHHLHFFYADRQSDGSNMYMRTSLAEIAPTKYGQPQVTGAEVTVTDGVATTSLILNTELSDETLANMMAGGQSGTVPSIVIAHCSNFNIATSTCVAYDTLGMYVTDIHYVIDKGAEGIVYDIQGIVKDKAGNIVSIQSGDLIAFNYPVIDQMNENYNQWTSSMSFFITSKAGKIVESFPPEWAVATLLVNPTTLIEMKDTTIVRPEFDNKDLTDKANGGELPKNSTAELLITPLPAGFVDGGDQNAWLDQHWNDVTGAPLGADGRSNSDVRNRTYPGSVFSDAGDPNAVSGRCYADANGIESCSSISFRTSQPFLVNVRVFDNLGHFISQYTEGITDTTVFKQLVSAQKVANATANTCTDGSQYAEVTGVGEMMVTVKMYPVSQQGRKIATGPYIYQVSIIKEAYKYCAYMGGGGFQFIDAPYQRASFTTTRGYRRTNK, from the coding sequence TTGGTCTGTTTCGCACCGGCAAATGCCGATGTGGCTGGGGCGGCTAACCTAGACATTGTTGTTCGCGATTTCCCCGTGAACCATCCTGACTTTGAGAACTTCTCCGAAGAATATGCGAGTACCGGTGACCAGGACGGCGGCAAGTGGTGCCTCAACCATGGTGCTACGACTACCGGTCAATGTGGCGAATCGATGCTCAATATGGGTATTTTTGGCTACGATGCGGTTTGGTACGGCGCAACTGCGGCGCACCTCACTTGCGGAAACAAGCGTTCCAAGCAGGGTGCGTGGATTGGCCAGGACGGCAAGCCGAGCGTCATCAACCCCTTCCTGCCTTCTTACTTGCAGGCGCAGACCACTGCCGATACGCTCCAGTACGGAGAATGCAAGGATCAGGTGAATGGTCGTACGCAACGCGGCTACAAGTCCTATATAGACGGCATGGTCAGTGGCGTGAAGTGCAGCGCAGCCGGTGTCGCTTGGTCGAACCCTGTGTATTACACGCCTGGCATGGTAAAATCCTATCTGGACTTCGATGCGACCCCGTCGGGTGAATACGACATGCTCGATGGCGTGCATATCAGGAAGGCGATGGACTTCTGTGACAATACCTATTTCGACCAGTGGTATTCCGATAACAACGACTTCGCCAAGCGTAGCAACACGATTCTCACGCTCCCGCCTGCCAATATCGCCGGTTCTTCGAAGAGTATCTATTCTATCGACTACAACTACAGTAACGGTGGTTACTTCCCGCTTGATGTCGTTGATACTACTACGCAGTACCGCTACACGCAAATTACGAAGTGTATCCAGAACGATCCGAACCCCTTGACTGCGAGTCAGTGCTGTGCGACGGACCAGTGTGACCAGTGGGGCCCGCAGACGCTCTCCATTTTCTGCCCTCCGTACCAGTACGAATACGCTTCTACCCAGAAGGACATGATGGGCTCGGAAACGGCCGACCTGTGTACACAGTGGCTTTTGAACGGAGGACCGAGGTTCCAGGATGCAGCTGTCGCTGCCGCGAATACGGATGCAGTGCTTGGTCCCCGTCACTTGCGCAACTATGGCTTCACCATGATGGGTTATGCCAAGTTTAAGTATCATTCCAAGAACCAGGTGAATGCGGCTGGCCAGCCCGACCCCGAAGTCTTCGAATTCGCCGGTGACGATGATATGTGGATCTTTGTGGACGGCGTGCTTGTCGTGGACCTCGGTGGTACCCACCTCGCAACTCCTGGCCGCGTGGATATTTCCGTGCTTGCAAAGCATGGCCATGGTTGTTCTATCGACGCATCGCTCGGCGCTGCTGGCTACGGCATTCCTCCGCTTGCCCACCAGACTAATGCTGGCCAGAACTGCCAGTTGAATGCTGATGGTTCCTGGGCCGACAACACCTGGCACCACCTGCACTTCTTCTATGCTGACCGTCAGTCCGATGGCTCCAACATGTACATGCGTACGTCCCTTGCCGAAATTGCTCCGACCAAGTACGGTCAGCCTCAGGTTACCGGCGCCGAAGTGACGGTTACCGATGGTGTTGCAACGACAAGCCTTATTTTGAATACCGAACTCTCTGATGAAACTTTGGCTAATATGATGGCTGGTGGTCAGAGTGGAACGGTTCCGTCCATCGTCATTGCGCATTGCTCTAACTTCAATATCGCAACCTCCACTTGCGTTGCCTACGATACCTTGGGTATGTACGTGACCGACATCCATTATGTCATCGACAAGGGTGCCGAAGGTATTGTGTACGATATTCAGGGCATCGTGAAAGACAAGGCTGGCAACATTGTGTCCATCCAGTCGGGCGACCTGATTGCATTCAACTATCCGGTCATTGACCAGATGAACGAAAACTACAACCAGTGGACTTCGTCGATGTCCTTCTTCATTACCTCGAAGGCTGGCAAGATTGTGGAAAGTTTCCCGCCGGAATGGGCTGTGGCAACATTGCTTGTGAACCCGACGACGCTTATCGAGATGAAGGATACTACGATTGTTCGTCCGGAATTCGACAACAAGGATCTCACGGACAAGGCTAACGGTGGCGAACTTCCGAAGAACTCCACTGCAGAACTTCTGATTACGCCGCTTCCGGCAGGATTCGTTGATGGTGGCGATCAGAATGCATGGCTTGATCAGCATTGGAACGATGTTACTGGGGCGCCGCTTGGTGCCGATGGACGCTCTAATTCTGATGTGAGAAACCGTACTTATCCGGGTAGCGTGTTTAGCGATGCTGGTGATCCCAATGCCGTAAGCGGTCGTTGCTATGCCGATGCGAACGGCATTGAAAGCTGCTCCAGCATTTCGTTCCGTACGTCGCAGCCGTTCTTGGTGAACGTGCGCGTGTTCGACAATCTCGGCCATTTCATCAGCCAGTACACCGAAGGCATTACTGACACGACTGTGTTCAAGCAGTTGGTGAGTGCCCAGAAGGTTGCGAATGCAACTGCCAACACCTGCACCGATGGTTCTCAGTATGCCGAAGTGACGGGCGTGGGCGAAATGATGGTGACCGTGAAGATGTACCCGGTTTCTCAGCAGGGTCGCAAGATTGCTACTGGTCC